In the bacterium BMS3Abin14 genome, one interval contains:
- the aroF_1 gene encoding phospho-2-dehydro-3-deoxyheptonate aldolase — MIIVMREGASDEQLEEVLNRIRELGYTTHLIRGEQRNVIGAIGDEREKARLQYLDAIPGVEKVVPILQPYKLASIQVKAEGVGERSVIEIAPGVAFGGQRITVIAGPCSVESRESLLETARAVKAAGGAILRGGAFKPRTSPYSFQGLEEEGLKLLAEAREEVGMPVVTEVVNPEDVDLVAGYCDMLQVGARNVQNFALLKKLGHIENPILLKRGMMTTIDEFLMSAEYILSAGNPNVVLCERGIRTFETATRNTLDISAVPVLLEKTHLPIIVDPSHATGHWQYVKPLSFAAVAAGADGLMVEVHPKPEVAMCDGPQSLKPDTFQDLMRRLELFAEAAGRTI; from the coding sequence ATGATTATCGTAATGAGGGAAGGCGCCTCGGACGAACAGCTCGAAGAGGTTCTGAACAGGATCAGGGAGTTGGGCTATACGACTCACCTGATACGCGGGGAGCAGAGAAACGTCATCGGCGCCATTGGCGACGAGAGGGAAAAGGCGCGGCTTCAGTATCTGGATGCCATACCCGGGGTTGAAAAAGTCGTTCCCATCCTCCAGCCGTACAAGCTGGCGAGCATCCAGGTAAAGGCCGAAGGGGTTGGGGAGCGATCCGTTATCGAGATCGCGCCGGGCGTGGCATTCGGCGGGCAAAGGATCACGGTCATTGCCGGCCCGTGCAGTGTTGAGAGCAGGGAATCTCTTCTGGAAACGGCACGGGCGGTCAAGGCTGCCGGCGGCGCCATCCTCAGAGGCGGGGCGTTCAAGCCCAGGACCTCACCCTACAGCTTTCAGGGATTGGAGGAAGAGGGGTTAAAGCTGTTGGCCGAAGCCAGGGAGGAAGTCGGGATGCCCGTGGTCACAGAAGTGGTCAACCCGGAGGATGTGGACCTTGTGGCGGGATATTGCGACATGCTCCAGGTGGGCGCCAGGAATGTCCAGAATTTCGCCCTGTTAAAGAAACTTGGCCACATCGAAAACCCCATCCTGCTCAAGAGGGGGATGATGACCACGATCGATGAGTTCCTCATGTCTGCGGAATATATCCTGTCGGCGGGCAATCCCAATGTGGTCCTCTGTGAACGCGGGATCCGGACATTCGAGACCGCGACACGCAACACTCTTGACATCAGCGCGGTCCCGGTCCTCCTGGAAAAGACCCATCTGCCGATAATAGTCGACCCGTCCCACGCGACCGGGCACTGGCAGTATGTCAAGCCGCTCTCCTTCGCGGCGGTGGCGGCCGGAGCCGACGGGCTCATGGTGGAGGTCCACCCCAAACCTGAGGTTGCCATGTGTGACGGGCCGCAATCATTAAAACCGGACACCTTCCAGGATCTTATGAGGAGGTTGGAGCTGTTCGCGGAGGCCGCCGGAAGGACAATCTGA
- the mlaE_2 gene encoding putative phospholipid ABC transporter permease protein MlaE — protein MIRNVSAGRGMWMFPILRRLGNLLLGCVHYLGGLVVFGVGSLGMMFTRPVYLVETIKQMHSIGVRSLPLVGLAGISTGAVLCMQTIDILGQFGAGQYVAAVVGLSVVKELSPVITALLVAGRSGSGISAELGSMIVTRQVDALKVLAVNPQRYLAATRIAACVLVLPLLTAMADILGITGGLVVAVTQGGINYSTYYYKTLDYIAITDVAPGLIKAAVFGLIIGTVACNEGFNARGGTEGVGRSTTAAVVLASLLILLSDVYMTRLLLAIFPD, from the coding sequence ATGATTCGGAACGTGTCGGCCGGCAGGGGAATGTGGATGTTTCCGATACTGAGGCGGCTGGGAAACCTGCTGCTTGGATGCGTCCATTATCTCGGCGGCCTGGTCGTGTTCGGTGTCGGATCACTGGGTATGATGTTCACCCGGCCGGTTTACCTCGTCGAGACGATCAAACAGATGCACTCCATCGGGGTGCGATCCCTGCCGCTCGTCGGCCTGGCGGGTATCTCGACGGGGGCCGTTTTGTGCATGCAGACGATTGATATTCTTGGCCAGTTCGGCGCAGGCCAGTACGTGGCAGCGGTGGTCGGGCTGTCCGTCGTCAAGGAGCTTTCGCCCGTTATTACCGCGCTGTTAGTGGCCGGGAGGTCAGGCTCCGGGATCAGCGCGGAACTCGGATCCATGATCGTAACCCGGCAGGTCGATGCCCTTAAAGTACTCGCTGTGAACCCCCAGCGCTACCTGGCCGCAACCCGGATCGCCGCCTGTGTCCTGGTTCTGCCGCTTCTCACCGCCATGGCGGACATCCTCGGGATTACGGGCGGCCTCGTCGTAGCCGTCACGCAGGGTGGGATCAATTACAGTACCTACTACTATAAGACCCTTGATTACATAGCTATTACGGACGTGGCTCCGGGCCTGATCAAAGCGGCTGTTTTCGGCCTGATCATAGGGACAGTGGCATGCAACGAGGGGTTCAACGCCCGCGGGGGGACCGAGGGCGTGGGTAGGTCCACAACGGCAGCGGTTGTCCTGGCTTCCCTTCTCATCCTCCTGTCGGACGTCTACATGACCAGGCTTCTTCTGGCTATCTTCCCGGACTGA
- the glnQ_1 gene encoding glutamine transport ATP-binding protein GlnQ, with the protein MNAITEYQGTVIEIRDVWKTLDGKEVLRGINLSVGAGETMVIMGRSGSGKSVLLQCIIGLMIPDSGTITVDGMEVTSFETEREWKALRLKVGFLFQGGALFDSLTVAENISFPILQHTASGEKRALKCAMELLRLVDLEGEDRKYPSELSGGMQKRVSLARTLALGPSIVLFDEPTAGLDPVTSDSISQLIKNLNRQGGNSSLVVTHDIRSAFHIADRMAMLEDGKVLMAGTPDEFRATHLGQIQLFLYG; encoded by the coding sequence GTGAACGCCATCACGGAATACCAAGGAACCGTCATAGAGATCAGGGATGTCTGGAAGACACTGGATGGCAAGGAGGTGCTTCGCGGCATCAATCTTTCTGTTGGCGCGGGCGAAACCATGGTCATCATGGGAAGAAGCGGGAGCGGCAAATCGGTGCTTCTTCAATGTATCATTGGATTGATGATCCCCGATTCGGGCACGATTACCGTGGACGGAATGGAAGTGACCTCCTTTGAGACAGAGAGGGAGTGGAAGGCCCTCCGCCTCAAGGTCGGATTTCTTTTTCAGGGCGGGGCTCTGTTCGATTCCCTGACCGTAGCCGAAAACATTTCCTTCCCCATCCTGCAGCACACCGCTTCGGGGGAGAAGAGGGCCCTCAAATGTGCCATGGAACTGTTAAGGCTGGTTGATCTTGAGGGCGAGGATAGAAAATATCCCTCGGAACTCAGCGGAGGAATGCAGAAAAGGGTCAGCCTTGCCCGCACTTTGGCGCTTGGGCCGAGCATCGTGCTTTTCGATGAGCCCACGGCAGGGCTGGATCCGGTAACATCCGATTCGATATCGCAACTCATCAAGAACCTGAATCGGCAGGGAGGAAATTCGTCCCTTGTCGTTACCCACGATATCCGTTCGGCCTTCCATATTGCTGACCGAATGGCCATGCTGGAGGACGGGAAGGTACTCATGGCCGGTACGCCGGATGAGTTCAGAGCCACACATTTAGGACAGATCCAGTTGTTTCTTTACGGTTGA
- a CDS encoding tetratricopeptide repeat protein encodes MKRAAVFSGIVAFLVIFLSGCMGNRPVKRPALEDEARTYARRYDEDFYLGRYHQAIRDAVRSLAVYRALDLDRQTAISLNNLGAVQDRLGKVDKAIGSYREAIALSRDLNDVSTLTAALNNLAGTIAATNPVQAAALANEARDIASDRGQTIVEARALSVLASIAFASDDLGGAATLCRQALELSAGAGGEGVRAACLTRLGRLLARTGNPEAGLESVKSGLAIDRKRGDPFSIARDYQAMAEVLDALHDLEGAEKSLEKAEDILRFLGIDQVK; translated from the coding sequence ATGAAACGTGCGGCCGTGTTCAGTGGAATTGTCGCCTTTCTGGTGATTTTTCTTTCCGGGTGCATGGGGAACCGCCCCGTTAAGCGTCCTGCGCTTGAAGATGAGGCCCGGACTTACGCCCGGAGGTATGACGAGGATTTCTACCTGGGACGATATCATCAGGCTATCAGGGACGCTGTACGTTCCCTGGCCGTCTATCGTGCTTTGGATCTGGATAGGCAAACCGCCATCTCCCTGAACAACCTGGGGGCGGTCCAGGATCGGTTGGGCAAGGTGGACAAGGCAATCGGCTCCTACAGGGAGGCCATCGCACTGTCGAGGGATCTCAACGATGTGAGCACCCTCACCGCCGCCTTAAACAACCTCGCCGGAACCATTGCCGCAACCAACCCGGTCCAGGCCGCAGCTCTGGCCAATGAGGCCAGGGATATCGCATCAGACCGGGGCCAAACCATTGTAGAAGCCAGAGCCTTGAGTGTTCTGGCATCCATCGCCTTCGCTTCAGATGATCTGGGAGGAGCGGCAACCCTTTGCAGGCAGGCACTGGAGTTGAGCGCCGGTGCTGGTGGTGAGGGCGTCAGGGCTGCATGTCTGACAAGGCTGGGAAGGCTGCTGGCCCGTACCGGCAACCCGGAAGCCGGCCTGGAATCGGTCAAATCCGGGCTGGCCATCGACAGGAAGCGTGGCGACCCATTTTCCATCGCCAGGGATTACCAGGCCATGGCGGAGGTTCTGGACGCCCTGCATGATCTGGAAGGCGCCGAGAAAAGCCTCGAGAAGGCCGAGGATATCCTGAGGTTTCTCGGCATCGACCAGGTTAAATGA
- the mlaD_2 gene encoding putative phospholipid ABC transporter-binding protein MlaD — translation MKRKTFMELTVGSFVLVGLLAALVMVLTIANRQNVFVKRYRLFAIFETVGGLKVGAPVFLAGVEVGTVNSLSFTRGGGVRATLQIQKRYQSRITEDSMATIGSIGLLGDKSVEITMGSSDAVILQPGLLLRTQSPVSLSALLEGITPLSRRLEEVLTNLGKITGELADDRQALGESLRAASDLLGGISRGQGTLGRLVKDDRMYEKLVRTVEAAGKAAASLKELSDRTIPLVEEIRVTAKQFPEISGEASRFLVSAGKTMDKLDVIADDVKKSSGEMPGILISMGKTADNLAAASDEFPGAARSLRGTMEESERVVEAAKGNWLFKGAFPVETGPSAVEVDRR, via the coding sequence ATGAAGAGAAAGACATTTATGGAATTGACCGTGGGATCCTTTGTGCTGGTGGGGCTCCTGGCCGCCCTTGTCATGGTGCTCACCATTGCCAACCGTCAGAATGTCTTTGTAAAAAGGTACAGGTTGTTTGCGATTTTCGAAACTGTGGGCGGGCTTAAGGTAGGCGCACCGGTGTTCCTTGCCGGGGTCGAGGTAGGAACCGTGAACTCCCTTTCCTTCACCCGGGGAGGCGGTGTCAGAGCTACCCTTCAGATTCAAAAACGCTACCAGAGCAGGATCACGGAAGATTCCATGGCAACCATCGGTTCTATCGGGCTCCTGGGCGACAAGAGCGTTGAGATCACGATGGGCTCGTCGGACGCGGTGATCCTGCAGCCTGGTCTTTTACTGAGGACCCAGTCCCCCGTGTCTCTCAGCGCCCTCCTGGAGGGCATAACCCCCCTGAGCCGCAGGCTGGAAGAGGTTCTGACCAACCTGGGGAAGATAACCGGGGAACTTGCCGATGACCGGCAGGCACTGGGAGAAAGTCTTCGGGCGGCATCCGATCTCCTGGGTGGCATTTCCAGGGGGCAGGGTACATTGGGGCGGCTGGTTAAGGACGACAGGATGTACGAGAAGCTTGTGCGTACGGTGGAGGCGGCAGGGAAGGCGGCAGCCTCCCTGAAAGAGCTTTCGGACAGGACGATACCCCTCGTGGAGGAGATCCGTGTAACAGCCAAACAGTTTCCTGAAATTTCCGGGGAGGCTTCCCGTTTTCTGGTATCGGCGGGAAAAACCATGGACAAGCTGGATGTCATCGCGGACGATGTCAAAAAATCCTCCGGTGAAATGCCGGGTATTCTGATCTCCATGGGTAAGACGGCGGATAACCTCGCCGCAGCGTCCGATGAATTTCCGGGCGCCGCGCGTAGCCTCAGGGGAACCATGGAGGAATCGGAGAGGGTCGTCGAGGCAGCCAAGGGGAACTGGTTGTTTAAGGGGGCTTTCCCCGTTGAGACCGGCCCATCAGCGGTGGAGGTTGACCGACGATGA